In one Juglans regia cultivar Chandler chromosome 11, Walnut 2.0, whole genome shotgun sequence genomic region, the following are encoded:
- the LOC108997680 gene encoding aspartyl protease family protein 1-like isoform X1, with the protein MFTLVPFLHAIYVYRFAFPERDFCSSINYETMAWVPFTSPRLCLLSIFFFGLSSRICYGFGFGFDIHHRFSDPVKGVLGLDDLPEKGSLDYYVAMAHRDRLIRARHLAASYGQSSPLTFANGNDTLFISSLGFLHYANVSVGTPSLSFLVALDTGSNLFWLPCDCKKGGCVTGLQTSSGEEIKLNIYSPNNSSTSEKLSSNSTLCRPSDQCSSESSNCCYKTVNSRNTSSTGILVEDVLRLVTDDDQSKAVDARITFGCGQIQTGTFLMGAAPNGLFGLGMQDISVPSILAKNGLTSNSFALCFGLDGVGRINFGFNGSSDQSETPFNVRQSHPTYNISITGITVGSNSSELEFSAIFDTSTAFTVLSDPAYTFISESFNSKVEEKRHALHSEIPFEYCYELRANQSTFKIPRINLTMKGGDDYFLKHPTALIPTLEGGYLYCLALLKSEDINIIGQNFMSGYRIVFDREKMILGWKDSNCYNDESSNTLPVSPSPSPAVSPVRPVIPVTTELNGNYSHTPAAAPSSYSPKLKSFTCTVTVLLVSFLAIV; encoded by the exons ATGTTCACTTTGGTTCCCTTTCTTCATGCTATATATGTGTACAGATTCGCTTTTCCAGAGAGAGACTTCTGCAGCAGCATCAACTACGAAACCATGGCTTGGGTTCCCTTTACATCTCCTCGTTTATGCTTactatccattttctttttcggtTTGAGTTCCCGGATCTGTTATGGGTTCGGCTTCGGATTCGACATCCACCACCGCTTCTCCGATCCCGTTAAGGGAGTTCTCGGCCTCGATGACCTCCCCGAGAAGGGAAGCTTAGACTACTACGTTGCCATGGCCCACCGTGACCGCTTAATTCGCGCCCGTCACCTCGCCGCCAGCTACGGCCAGTCCTCGCCACTCACTTTCGCCAATGGAAACGACACTTTATTTATCAGCTCTTTGGGATT TTTGCATTATGCCAATGTTTCTGTGGGGACACCAAGTTTATCCTTTTTGGTGGCATTAGACACAGGCAGTAATTTGTTCTGGCTACCATGCGATTGTAAGAAAGGTGGCTGCGTTACTGGCTTGCAGACATCATCTGGAGAG GAAATAAAACTCAACATCTACAGCCCTAataattcatcaacaagtgaaAAATTATCCAGCAACAGCACCCTGTGCAGACCAAGTGATCAATGCTCTTCAGAAAGTAGTAATTGTTGTTATAAAACTGTGAATTCTAGGAATACTTCATCTACTGGGATCTTGGTAGAGGATGTTTTGCGCTTAGTTACAGATGATGATCAATCAAAAGCTGTTGACGCTCGGATTACATTTGG TTGTGGTCAAATTCAGACTGGTACTTTTTTGATGGGTGCAGCACCAAACGGTCTGTTTGGGCTTGGCATGCAAGATATATCCGTACCTAGCATCTTAGCAAAAAATGGGCTAACTTCAAATTCCTTTGCGTTGTGTTTTGGACTTGATGGGGTtgggagaatcaattttggATTTAATGGCAGCTCAGACCAAAGTGAAACACCATTCAATGTTCGGCAGTCACA TCCAACTTATAACATCAGCATCACTGGAATAACTGTGGGAAGCAATTCTTCTGAGCTGGAGTTCAGTGCCATCTTTGACACTAGTACAGCTTTCACAGTCCTAAGTGACCCAGCTTATACTTTTATTTCTGAGAGT TTCAATTCCAAGGTCGAAGAAAAGCGGCATGCACTTCATTCCGAGATCCCCTTTGAATACTGTTATGAATTAcg TGCAAACCAAAGCACCTTTAAAATCCCTAGGATAAATCTGACAATGAAAGGCGGAGATGACTATTTTCTCAAACATCCAACTGCATTGATCCCAACTCTG GAGGGTGGATATTTGTATTGTCTGGCTCTTCTCAAAAGTGAAGATATAAACATCATAGGAC AAAACTTCATGAGTGGTTATCGTATAGTTTTTGATCGTGAGAAGATGATATTAGGTTGGAAGGACTCGAACT GTTACAATGATGAGAGTTCTAACACTCTACCCGTCAGCCCATCACCATCTCCTGCGGTTTCCCCTGTTCGTCCTGTTATCCCCGTAACCACAGAACTCAATGGAAACTATTCTCATACGCCTGCAGCAGCACCATCCAGTTATTCACCCAAGTTGAAGTCTTTTACTTGCACAGTCACAGTgcttcttgtttcttttttagctATTGTTTGA
- the LOC108997680 gene encoding aspartyl protease family protein 1-like isoform X3, with amino-acid sequence MEGPICLHYANVSVGTPSLSFLVALDTGSNLFWLPCDCKKGGCVTGLQTSSGEEIKLNIYSPNNSSTSEKLSSNSTLCRPSDQCSSESSNCCYKTVNSRNTSSTGILVEDVLRLVTDDDQSKAVDARITFGCGQIQTGTFLMGAAPNGLFGLGMQDISVPSILAKNGLTSNSFALCFGLDGVGRINFGFNGSSDQSETPFNVRQSHPTYNISITGITVGSNSSELEFSAIFDTSTAFTVLSDPAYTFISESFNSKVEEKRHALHSEIPFEYCYELRANQSTFKIPRINLTMKGGDDYFLKHPTALIPTLEGGYLYCLALLKSEDINIIGQNFMSGYRIVFDREKMILGWKDSNCYNDESSNTLPVSPSPSPAVSPVRPVIPVTTELNGNYSHTPAAAPSSYSPKLKSFTCTVTVLLVSFLAIV; translated from the exons ATGGAAGGACCTATTTG TTTGCATTATGCCAATGTTTCTGTGGGGACACCAAGTTTATCCTTTTTGGTGGCATTAGACACAGGCAGTAATTTGTTCTGGCTACCATGCGATTGTAAGAAAGGTGGCTGCGTTACTGGCTTGCAGACATCATCTGGAGAG GAAATAAAACTCAACATCTACAGCCCTAataattcatcaacaagtgaaAAATTATCCAGCAACAGCACCCTGTGCAGACCAAGTGATCAATGCTCTTCAGAAAGTAGTAATTGTTGTTATAAAACTGTGAATTCTAGGAATACTTCATCTACTGGGATCTTGGTAGAGGATGTTTTGCGCTTAGTTACAGATGATGATCAATCAAAAGCTGTTGACGCTCGGATTACATTTGG TTGTGGTCAAATTCAGACTGGTACTTTTTTGATGGGTGCAGCACCAAACGGTCTGTTTGGGCTTGGCATGCAAGATATATCCGTACCTAGCATCTTAGCAAAAAATGGGCTAACTTCAAATTCCTTTGCGTTGTGTTTTGGACTTGATGGGGTtgggagaatcaattttggATTTAATGGCAGCTCAGACCAAAGTGAAACACCATTCAATGTTCGGCAGTCACA TCCAACTTATAACATCAGCATCACTGGAATAACTGTGGGAAGCAATTCTTCTGAGCTGGAGTTCAGTGCCATCTTTGACACTAGTACAGCTTTCACAGTCCTAAGTGACCCAGCTTATACTTTTATTTCTGAGAGT TTCAATTCCAAGGTCGAAGAAAAGCGGCATGCACTTCATTCCGAGATCCCCTTTGAATACTGTTATGAATTAcg TGCAAACCAAAGCACCTTTAAAATCCCTAGGATAAATCTGACAATGAAAGGCGGAGATGACTATTTTCTCAAACATCCAACTGCATTGATCCCAACTCTG GAGGGTGGATATTTGTATTGTCTGGCTCTTCTCAAAAGTGAAGATATAAACATCATAGGAC AAAACTTCATGAGTGGTTATCGTATAGTTTTTGATCGTGAGAAGATGATATTAGGTTGGAAGGACTCGAACT GTTACAATGATGAGAGTTCTAACACTCTACCCGTCAGCCCATCACCATCTCCTGCGGTTTCCCCTGTTCGTCCTGTTATCCCCGTAACCACAGAACTCAATGGAAACTATTCTCATACGCCTGCAGCAGCACCATCCAGTTATTCACCCAAGTTGAAGTCTTTTACTTGCACAGTCACAGTgcttcttgtttcttttttagctATTGTTTGA
- the LOC108997680 gene encoding aspartyl protease family protein 1-like isoform X2: MFTLVPFLHAIYVYRFAFPERDFCSSINYETMAWVPFTSPRLCLLSIFFFGLSSRICYGFGFGFDIHHRFSDPVKGVLGLDDLPEKGSLDYYVAMAHRDRLIRARHLAASYGQSSPLTFANGNDTLFISSLGFLHYANVSVGTPSLSFLVALDTGSNLFWLPCDCKKGGCVTGLQTSSGEEIKLNIYSPNNSSTSEKLSSNSTLCRPSDQCSSESSNCCYKTVNSRNTSSTGILVEDVLRLVTDDDQSKAVDARITFGCGQIQTGTFLMGAAPNGLFGLGMQDISVPSILAKNGLTSNSFALCFGLDGVGRINFGFNGSSDQSETPFNVRQSHPTYNISITGITVGSNSSELEFSAIFDTSTAFTVLSDPAYTFISESFNSKVEEKRHALHSEIPFEYCYELRANQSTFKIPRINLTMKGGDDYFLKHPTALIPTLEGGYLYCLALLKSEDINIIGRDLTTLLWKFYISFYCLKLKDNEL, from the exons ATGTTCACTTTGGTTCCCTTTCTTCATGCTATATATGTGTACAGATTCGCTTTTCCAGAGAGAGACTTCTGCAGCAGCATCAACTACGAAACCATGGCTTGGGTTCCCTTTACATCTCCTCGTTTATGCTTactatccattttctttttcggtTTGAGTTCCCGGATCTGTTATGGGTTCGGCTTCGGATTCGACATCCACCACCGCTTCTCCGATCCCGTTAAGGGAGTTCTCGGCCTCGATGACCTCCCCGAGAAGGGAAGCTTAGACTACTACGTTGCCATGGCCCACCGTGACCGCTTAATTCGCGCCCGTCACCTCGCCGCCAGCTACGGCCAGTCCTCGCCACTCACTTTCGCCAATGGAAACGACACTTTATTTATCAGCTCTTTGGGATT TTTGCATTATGCCAATGTTTCTGTGGGGACACCAAGTTTATCCTTTTTGGTGGCATTAGACACAGGCAGTAATTTGTTCTGGCTACCATGCGATTGTAAGAAAGGTGGCTGCGTTACTGGCTTGCAGACATCATCTGGAGAG GAAATAAAACTCAACATCTACAGCCCTAataattcatcaacaagtgaaAAATTATCCAGCAACAGCACCCTGTGCAGACCAAGTGATCAATGCTCTTCAGAAAGTAGTAATTGTTGTTATAAAACTGTGAATTCTAGGAATACTTCATCTACTGGGATCTTGGTAGAGGATGTTTTGCGCTTAGTTACAGATGATGATCAATCAAAAGCTGTTGACGCTCGGATTACATTTGG TTGTGGTCAAATTCAGACTGGTACTTTTTTGATGGGTGCAGCACCAAACGGTCTGTTTGGGCTTGGCATGCAAGATATATCCGTACCTAGCATCTTAGCAAAAAATGGGCTAACTTCAAATTCCTTTGCGTTGTGTTTTGGACTTGATGGGGTtgggagaatcaattttggATTTAATGGCAGCTCAGACCAAAGTGAAACACCATTCAATGTTCGGCAGTCACA TCCAACTTATAACATCAGCATCACTGGAATAACTGTGGGAAGCAATTCTTCTGAGCTGGAGTTCAGTGCCATCTTTGACACTAGTACAGCTTTCACAGTCCTAAGTGACCCAGCTTATACTTTTATTTCTGAGAGT TTCAATTCCAAGGTCGAAGAAAAGCGGCATGCACTTCATTCCGAGATCCCCTTTGAATACTGTTATGAATTAcg TGCAAACCAAAGCACCTTTAAAATCCCTAGGATAAATCTGACAATGAAAGGCGGAGATGACTATTTTCTCAAACATCCAACTGCATTGATCCCAACTCTG GAGGGTGGATATTTGTATTGTCTGGCTCTTCTCAAAAGTGAAGATATAAACATCATAGGAC GTGATTTAACTACATTGTTGTGGAAATTCTACATATCCTTCTACTGTCTGAAACTCAAGGATAATGAACTCTGA